From Pseudomonas poae, the proteins below share one genomic window:
- a CDS encoding DUF3617 domain-containing protein — protein MNARLLCLSMVFGLSLPVAAQAQMLAPGLWELTTSNMKVDNQDLPDLSLILGQLKQQMTPEQRAMLEKQGITMAGKGVQVCLTPAQVASDSIPLTDPQSGCKQEVTDKTGNQWKFRFSCPKAQGTGVATFQSQKEFTTAVNGTFNATGVQQKGSLDTHAQWLGNDCGTVKPRA, from the coding sequence ATGAACGCTCGTCTGCTCTGTTTGTCCATGGTTTTTGGTTTGTCGCTGCCGGTGGCGGCGCAGGCGCAGATGCTGGCGCCGGGCTTGTGGGAGTTGACCACCAGCAATATGAAAGTCGATAACCAGGACTTGCCGGACTTGTCGCTGATCCTCGGTCAGCTCAAGCAACAGATGACCCCGGAACAGCGCGCCATGCTGGAAAAACAGGGCATCACCATGGCCGGCAAAGGCGTGCAGGTGTGCCTGACACCCGCCCAGGTCGCCTCCGACTCAATCCCCTTGACCGACCCGCAATCGGGCTGCAAACAGGAAGTGACCGACAAGACCGGCAACCAGTGGAAATTCCGCTTCAGCTGCCCGAAAGCCCAGGGCACTGGCGTGGCCACCTTCCAGAGTCAGAAAGAGTTCACCACCGCCGTCAACGGCACCTTCAATGCCACCGGGGTTCAGCAAAAGGGCAGCCTGGACACCCACGCCCAGTGGCTGGGCAACGATTGCGGTACGGTAAAACCTCGCGCTTAA